A part of Desulfofundulus salinus genomic DNA contains:
- a CDS encoding flagellar biosynthesis protein FlhF, translated as MKIKKYIVREMQEAMRLIREDMGPDAVIIGSYRLPRKSIFDFFRPPQLEVTAALDELPAPPAPAELPPGRPPGAEPPATREVVTPGTFPPPSTTPPGVQRTRREGVMFPGESTFNKVDAGQILPPGIKAAANPGPEKEENNPTSFNIILKQQEEAMMGGDVLERWRRRLLDMEVMERVVEDLLHGLEANNSAGDSEDFLLLQLKKRVASLVEDVYSERDHSGRIHAFIGPTGVGKTTTLAKLATRQALFDQKKIALIAVYSHRFGVVEELKFYGQTIDVPVEVVMTPAELASAVEAHQDKEAVFIDTEGISCRNASQLLKLKGFMDALPPSRRIFLVLSATTRNRDLLHMAREFARVGYSDFIFTKLDETQTRGGALNLIHQMRRPLAYVTGGQNVPDDISGMTPQRLAALLLEGVENNVGAGFRG; from the coding sequence TGCGGTGATTATCGGCAGCTACCGCCTGCCCAGGAAGAGCATTTTTGATTTTTTCCGCCCGCCGCAGCTGGAAGTAACCGCGGCCCTGGACGAACTGCCTGCGCCCCCCGCCCCGGCGGAACTGCCTCCGGGAAGGCCGCCCGGAGCTGAACCTCCTGCCACAAGGGAAGTAGTAACTCCCGGGACGTTTCCCCCACCTTCGACTACGCCCCCGGGGGTGCAGCGGACCCGGAGGGAAGGGGTGATGTTCCCGGGAGAAAGCACTTTCAACAAAGTTGACGCCGGACAAATATTACCTCCCGGTATAAAAGCAGCCGCAAATCCAGGACCGGAAAAGGAGGAAAACAATCCCACCTCCTTTAATATAATCCTGAAACAACAGGAGGAAGCCATGATGGGCGGGGACGTTCTTGAAAGATGGCGCCGGCGCCTGCTGGACATGGAAGTGATGGAAAGAGTGGTGGAAGACCTCCTGCATGGTCTTGAGGCGAACAATTCCGCCGGGGATAGCGAAGATTTTTTGCTGCTGCAGTTAAAGAAACGGGTGGCCTCCCTGGTGGAAGATGTCTATTCTGAACGGGACCACAGCGGCAGAATCCATGCCTTTATCGGCCCCACGGGAGTGGGCAAAACCACCACCCTGGCCAAACTGGCCACCAGACAGGCCCTTTTCGACCAGAAAAAAATAGCGCTGATCGCCGTGTACAGCCACCGCTTCGGGGTGGTGGAAGAACTGAAATTTTACGGCCAGACGATTGACGTGCCGGTGGAAGTGGTGATGACCCCGGCGGAACTGGCATCGGCAGTGGAAGCCCATCAAGACAAGGAGGCCGTTTTCATCGATACCGAGGGTATTTCCTGCCGTAATGCCAGCCAGCTGCTTAAGTTAAAGGGGTTTATGGACGCCCTGCCGCCATCCCGCCGGATTTTCCTGGTCCTGAGCGCCACCACCCGCAACCGGGATCTTTTACATATGGCCCGGGAATTTGCCCGGGTGGGATATTCGGATTTCATTTTCACCAAGCTGGATGAAACCCAGACCCGGGGAGGGGCGTTAAACCTGATCCACCAGATGCGCCGTCCACTGGCCTACGTTACCGGCGGGCAGAATGTCCCCGACGATATTTCCGGCATGACCCCCCAGCGGCTGGCCGCCCTTCTCCTGGAGGGGGTCGAAAATAATGTGGGGGCGGGCTTCCGGGGTTAA